Proteins from a single region of Dyadobacter fanqingshengii:
- the guaB gene encoding IMP dehydrogenase has product MSTDPSKVLFEALTYDDVLLIPGYSEILPRNTTTKTKLTRNIELNIPLVSAAMDTVTEFDLAIAMAQEGGIGIIHKNMSLEAQAEQVRKVKRSESGMILDPITLSDTATLGDAHQIMREFKIGGIPVIDKDHKLIGILTNRDLRFEREMAKPVTDIMTKDKLITASDGLSLDDAEKILQEYKIEKLPIVDSEYRLTGLITYKDILKRKSHPNACKDEYGRLRVGAAVGVTADLLKRVEALVKAGVDVISLDTAHGHSLGVIEALKSVKKQFPKLDVIAGNVATGAGAKALADAGADAVKVGVGPGSICTTRIIAGIGVPQLTAVMWAAEALKDTDVPVIADGGIRFSGDMTKALAGGASTIMIGSMLAGSDEAPGEIVIYEGRKFKAYRGMGSVEAMEDGSKDRYFQDAEDDVKKLVPEGIVGRVPFKGKVSEIVYQMVGGLKAGMGYCGAGDIASLQKAQFVKITSAGVRESHPHDVMIQKEAPNYSSKS; this is encoded by the coding sequence ATGAGCACAGACCCATCCAAAGTCCTCTTCGAGGCGCTAACGTACGACGACGTTCTTCTAATACCTGGTTATTCAGAAATTCTGCCTCGCAACACAACAACAAAAACCAAGCTAACCCGTAACATTGAGCTGAACATTCCACTTGTTTCTGCTGCAATGGATACCGTTACTGAATTCGACCTGGCGATTGCCATGGCACAGGAAGGAGGGATCGGGATTATTCACAAAAATATGAGCCTGGAAGCTCAGGCTGAGCAGGTTAGGAAAGTAAAACGCTCCGAAAGCGGCATGATCCTCGACCCGATCACGCTTTCTGACACGGCTACATTAGGCGATGCGCACCAGATCATGCGTGAGTTCAAAATCGGCGGAATTCCCGTCATCGATAAAGATCACAAGCTTATCGGCATCCTGACCAACAGGGACTTGCGTTTCGAAAGAGAAATGGCAAAACCTGTGACGGACATTATGACGAAGGATAAGCTGATCACTGCTTCTGATGGTTTATCTCTTGACGACGCTGAAAAAATCCTTCAAGAGTACAAAATTGAAAAACTCCCCATCGTAGATTCGGAATACAGACTGACGGGTTTGATCACGTATAAGGATATCCTGAAACGCAAATCGCACCCGAATGCTTGTAAAGATGAATACGGCCGTTTGCGTGTAGGCGCGGCGGTTGGCGTTACTGCCGATCTTTTGAAAAGAGTGGAGGCATTGGTAAAGGCTGGCGTAGACGTGATCAGTCTGGATACAGCGCACGGACATTCACTGGGCGTGATTGAAGCATTGAAATCTGTTAAAAAGCAATTCCCTAAATTGGATGTAATCGCTGGAAACGTGGCAACAGGTGCAGGAGCAAAGGCGCTTGCAGATGCCGGCGCGGATGCGGTGAAAGTAGGCGTAGGGCCTGGCAGTATTTGTACAACGCGTATCATTGCCGGAATTGGTGTTCCGCAGCTTACCGCGGTGATGTGGGCAGCTGAGGCATTGAAAGATACAGACGTTCCTGTAATTGCCGATGGCGGAATTCGCTTCTCCGGTGATATGACAAAAGCACTGGCTGGCGGCGCGAGCACAATCATGATCGGTTCCATGCTTGCAGGAAGTGATGAAGCTCCTGGTGAGATCGTGATTTACGAAGGCCGGAAATTCAAAGCTTATCGCGGAATGGGTTCAGTAGAAGCCATGGAAGACGGATCAAAAGACCGTTATTTCCAGGATGCTGAGGACGATGTGAAAAAACTGGTTCCGGAAGGAATTGTGGGGCGTGTGCCATTCAAAGGAAAGGTTTCCGAGATCGTTTACCAAATGGTAGGAGGCCTGAAAGCGGGAATGGGTTATTGCGGAGCAGGTGACATTGCATCATTGCAAAAAGCGCAGTTCGTGAAAATTACATCAGCCGGAGTAAGAGAAAGCCATCCACACGATGTAATGATCCAGAAAGAAGCACCTAACTATTCTTCGAAATCATAA
- a CDS encoding thiamine diphosphokinase gives MSSHHIVKEKQEPALIIANGEACSEELLGQLLEWSPLIVVLDHAIYRVLDLGIKVDVWMGDFDQQHDFDAISERQDPIEIISTPDQEKTDLEKAIDFLIERGFPAANIVWATGRRADHAITNITNMVRYKDRIRLVMFDDYSKIFPLSGTFEKWYVAGTPISLIPIGVVEGIETSGLKYNLYDETLTLGHRTGNSNEAEVDGMVRVSAKKGDLLIMECWDLH, from the coding sequence ATGTCTTCCCATCACATTGTCAAAGAAAAACAAGAACCGGCGCTGATTATTGCTAACGGAGAAGCTTGCAGTGAAGAACTTTTGGGACAACTTCTCGAATGGAGTCCATTGATCGTAGTCCTGGATCACGCGATTTATCGGGTGCTCGATCTGGGCATCAAAGTGGATGTGTGGATGGGCGACTTCGACCAGCAGCATGATTTTGACGCAATATCCGAAAGGCAAGATCCGATTGAGATTATTAGCACGCCGGATCAGGAAAAGACTGACCTAGAAAAGGCAATTGATTTTCTGATAGAAAGAGGTTTTCCAGCTGCTAACATTGTATGGGCAACAGGCCGTCGGGCCGATCATGCGATCACAAACATTACTAACATGGTGCGTTACAAGGATCGTATCAGACTGGTCATGTTCGATGATTATTCTAAGATATTTCCCTTGTCCGGCACATTTGAAAAATGGTATGTGGCAGGGACACCTATCTCACTGATTCCGATTGGGGTGGTCGAAGGCATTGAAACCAGTGGGTTAAAATACAATTTGTATGACGAAACCCTGACTCTGGGCCATCGCACCGGGAACAGCAACGAGGCTGAGGTGGATGGAATGGTCAGGGTTTCGGCTAAAAAAGGAGATCTTTTGATTATGGAATGCTGGGATCTACATTGA
- a CDS encoding RNA polymerase sigma factor yields MIKWFRGYCRFLDYNFASHIKDQMKPTFTDEQLVVQLSESNKRAFEEIYDRYWYKLFCISFHQTGSREEAEELVHDLFESLWKRRLESKINHLSSYLVIALKYLIVNHIKSQITWRKYQEYVLLNKMHEISTTEENIEFNDLSEAIDKAMKKLPEKTSRVFQLSRFENQSVKSIAKELHISEKAVEYHITKSLKVLKDNLWIYQTDN; encoded by the coding sequence ATGATAAAATGGTTTAGGGGTTATTGCCGGTTCCTTGACTATAACTTTGCAAGCCATATTAAGGATCAGATGAAGCCAACATTTACCGATGAACAACTGGTCGTTCAACTCTCCGAAAGCAACAAACGCGCTTTTGAGGAGATCTATGACCGTTATTGGTATAAGTTGTTCTGCATCTCATTTCACCAGACCGGATCCAGGGAAGAGGCGGAGGAATTGGTGCATGATTTGTTTGAAAGTCTCTGGAAAAGAAGGCTGGAAAGCAAGATCAATCATTTGAGTTCTTACCTCGTCATTGCATTGAAATACCTGATTGTCAATCACATCAAATCGCAGATTACCTGGCGCAAATATCAGGAATATGTGCTTTTGAATAAGATGCATGAGATTTCGACGACTGAGGAAAACATTGAATTCAATGATCTTTCAGAAGCCATTGATAAGGCGATGAAAAAATTGCCTGAGAAAACGAGCCGTGTGTTTCAGCTCAGTCGCTTTGAAAATCAGTCGGTTAAGAGCATTGCCAAAGAACTCCACATTTCCGAAAAAGCCGTGGAATATCACATTA
- a CDS encoding PaaI family thioesterase: protein MDPQANPSYLPPNSRIELLLQLKGKHMVGNFSPVASWLNGRLIDVSEGAMEIEYEVREDMCNPMGTLHGGIASTILDDIVGTMVYALGREFAFTSVNLNCDFLNPALPGEVLTAKSKVIRTGKNIIHVEGQIYKADGRIVAKCTSNMIQTSFKIPAPSAD from the coding sequence ATGGATCCACAAGCTAATCCGTCCTACTTACCGCCAAACAGCCGGATTGAATTATTGCTGCAATTAAAAGGGAAACATATGGTCGGTAACTTTTCCCCCGTCGCCAGTTGGCTAAATGGTCGACTCATCGATGTTTCCGAAGGAGCCATGGAGATCGAGTATGAGGTCCGTGAAGATATGTGTAACCCAATGGGCACCTTGCATGGCGGAATAGCGTCGACGATTTTGGATGACATTGTCGGAACAATGGTCTATGCGCTTGGGAGGGAGTTTGCTTTCACTTCCGTAAACCTGAATTGTGATTTTCTTAATCCGGCATTGCCAGGGGAAGTGCTTACTGCCAAATCAAAAGTGATTCGGACGGGCAAGAACATTATCCATGTGGAAGGCCAGATTTATAAGGCGGACGGACGAATCGTGGCCAAATGCACGAGCAATATGATCCAGACAAGTTTTAAAATTCCAGCCCCGTCCGCCGACTAA
- a CDS encoding phosphosulfolactate synthase produces the protein MNFTLSQVPARSEKPRKKGITMVMDKGLSVRETEDMLSIASPYIDIVKLGWATSFVSPNLNEKLAVYKNANIPVYFGGTLFEAFVVRNQFEDYRKLLDKYDLKFAEVSDGSIEMNQDVKCEYIRTLAQQVTVLSEVGSKDENKIIPPYKWIQLIKSELQAGAWKVIGEARESGNVGLFRASGEVRQGLVEEILTEIAFEDMLWEAPQKSQQVWFVKLLGANVNLGNIAPSELIPLETIRLGLRGDTFNHFLNAKTKQKWKIDSK, from the coding sequence ATGAATTTTACGTTATCGCAAGTTCCTGCCCGTTCTGAAAAACCCCGAAAAAAAGGGATCACCATGGTAATGGATAAAGGCCTCAGTGTCAGGGAAACGGAAGATATGCTTTCCATTGCATCTCCTTATATTGATATCGTAAAACTGGGCTGGGCAACCTCTTTCGTAAGCCCGAATCTCAATGAAAAACTTGCTGTTTACAAAAATGCGAACATTCCGGTGTATTTCGGCGGGACGCTTTTTGAAGCTTTTGTGGTAAGAAACCAGTTTGAGGATTACCGGAAGTTACTTGACAAGTATGATCTCAAATTTGCGGAAGTTTCGGATGGTTCGATCGAAATGAACCAGGACGTGAAATGTGAATACATTCGCACGCTGGCCCAGCAGGTTACCGTTCTTTCGGAAGTGGGCTCCAAGGATGAAAATAAGATCATTCCACCTTATAAATGGATCCAGCTGATCAAATCGGAATTGCAGGCGGGTGCCTGGAAAGTGATTGGTGAAGCCCGTGAATCGGGAAATGTTGGTCTGTTTCGGGCCAGCGGAGAAGTTCGCCAGGGTTTGGTCGAAGAAATCCTGACCGAGATCGCGTTCGAAGATATGCTTTGGGAAGCGCCCCAAAAATCGCAGCAGGTCTGGTTCGTTAAGCTTTTAGGAGCTAACGTAAATTTGGGAAACATTGCTCCAAGCGAGCTTATCCCTCTTGAGACGATCCGTCTCGGATTGCGCGGCGATACATTCAATCACTTCCTGAATGCGAAAACCAAACAGAAGTGGAAAATAGATTCCAAGTAG
- a CDS encoding DedA family protein yields MEFLTQFVDFFLHLDKHLFNIVEQYGTLTYVILFLIVFTETGLVIMPLLPGDSLLFAAGAIAANEGTGLNVWLIILILIIAALLGDNVNYFMGKKFGGEIKKRERILFLKREYLEKTEAFYEKHGGSTVIMARFIPIVRTVAPFVAGAGSMNYSKYIVYCVIGAILWVPSLTLLGYFFGNMEIVKKNFELVIFGIIGLSILPMIFQYLKSRFAKPSAA; encoded by the coding sequence ATGGAATTTTTAACGCAATTCGTCGATTTTTTCCTTCATCTCGACAAGCATTTGTTCAATATCGTTGAGCAATACGGCACATTGACTTACGTGATCCTGTTCCTGATTGTTTTCACAGAAACCGGTCTTGTTATTATGCCACTGCTCCCGGGCGACTCGCTTTTATTTGCTGCGGGTGCCATTGCTGCCAATGAAGGAACTGGCCTGAATGTTTGGCTGATCATCCTTATCCTGATCATTGCTGCTCTTTTGGGCGACAATGTCAATTATTTTATGGGTAAAAAATTTGGAGGGGAAATTAAGAAAAGGGAGCGAATATTGTTTTTGAAGAGAGAATATCTCGAAAAAACAGAGGCTTTCTACGAAAAACATGGCGGTAGCACAGTAATTATGGCTCGTTTCATCCCGATCGTTCGTACCGTTGCGCCTTTTGTTGCAGGTGCAGGAAGTATGAATTACTCTAAATACATTGTGTACTGTGTAATTGGCGCGATCCTTTGGGTGCCTTCTTTAACACTTCTTGGCTATTTCTTCGGGAATATGGAAATTGTTAAAAAGAACTTTGAACTTGTAATTTTCGGAATCATTGGGTTATCAATTCTGCCGATGATTTTCCAATATCTGAAAAGCCGATTCGCTAAGCCTTCTGCGGCCTGA
- the mazG gene encoding nucleoside triphosphate pyrophosphohydrolase: MEKQFNDLPGRRQEQLMAFDRLLTIMDELREQCPWDRKQTMDTLRHLTIEETYELSDAILENDLPEIKKELGDVLLHIVFYAKIGSEQADDAVRFDIKDVLNGISEKLISRHPHIYGDFVAEDEEAVKQNWEKLKLKEGNKSVLGGVPASLPALVKAMRIQEKARGVGFDWDEKQQVWNKVEEELQEFKENFDIEKHEVIDQKEAEGEFGDLLFSLVNYSRFVDINPETALERTNKKFIRRFQYLEEASNADGKALSDMTLTEMDAYWNKAKTLGV; encoded by the coding sequence ATGGAAAAGCAATTTAATGATTTGCCCGGGCGACGCCAGGAACAGCTAATGGCCTTTGACAGGCTGTTGACCATCATGGACGAGCTTCGGGAACAATGTCCGTGGGACCGGAAGCAAACAATGGATACGCTCCGACATTTGACGATCGAAGAAACCTATGAACTGTCCGACGCGATTCTGGAAAATGACCTGCCTGAGATCAAAAAGGAGCTTGGCGATGTCTTGCTGCATATTGTTTTTTATGCCAAAATCGGTTCTGAGCAGGCAGATGATGCCGTTCGTTTCGATATTAAGGATGTGCTTAATGGAATCAGTGAAAAGCTGATCTCCCGTCATCCGCATATATATGGAGATTTTGTGGCGGAGGATGAAGAAGCCGTCAAGCAGAATTGGGAAAAACTGAAACTGAAAGAAGGCAATAAATCTGTTTTAGGAGGTGTGCCCGCGTCTTTGCCAGCGTTGGTTAAGGCCATGCGCATTCAGGAAAAGGCACGTGGCGTTGGTTTCGACTGGGATGAAAAGCAGCAGGTCTGGAATAAAGTTGAAGAAGAACTCCAAGAATTTAAAGAGAATTTTGATATTGAAAAACACGAAGTAATCGATCAGAAGGAGGCGGAAGGGGAATTTGGAGATCTGTTGTTTTCGTTGGTCAATTATTCAAGATTCGTCGACATTAACCCCGAAACGGCCTTGGAACGCACGAACAAGAAATTTATCAGACGTTTTCAATATCTTGAGGAAGCTTCGAATGCTGACGGTAAGGCCCTGTCGGACATGACGTTAACGGAAATGGATGCTTATTGGAATAAGGCAAAGACGTTGGGCGTGTAA